Proteins co-encoded in one Pyxidicoccus xibeiensis genomic window:
- a CDS encoding DUF1588 domain-containing protein — MSARRRGVRAGVTGVLLVLGACSGSVKGPGTPDGGASDGGVPPADGGVVDTALPPNLIPQEELFACRGAVSDAPTRLRRINRWQWTRNVGGAVTRGWTGFSFYDNPLDANPRSAFGSYAADDTVDESMVEIILPIVDEYGATWAGPYTGSNRLDLLREDASLRCMWEQAQPSASCIRNYLATLLERGVMYRPARADELDRLAAFTQSVLAQEPSGGGEGVRTHSLSRVVTAATLMTGALFREELGTPLGNGRVELGEWELAQQLTYALGERAPGAVPTWRWPDTSASSKGHYGDIADAARDGGIRSPQVVGALIDQHVGGVDGTRFDLVQDFGEAERPRRGEYWLADGVANFFRQWLGYTEVEAIFKERPEATSAFDDGELSGYRAQAAAWDNLLSGYYGDESTLIQQMDDFVARAVVADVAVLETLLTSRRYYLAATQDTGFDGNATRYTGQPYGTAAELAATREARWRMLPENERAGVLTHPAWLASHGGNFEDDPSAVHRGKWVRENLLCGYVPPLSSVRVRAQVGPHAPDKNARARLEEATGGSECQGCHSLMNPLGYPFEIYNHAGYLRTKDHAPDGGWMAPDGKATLSDLPDPALNGPVRDAVELSEKLAASGYVKRCFVRQVFRYFMGRDENPSDACTLVRMEQAYDANQGSFKALLRALMTSDTWTTRREPAQGE, encoded by the coding sequence ATGAGCGCTCGTCGTCGCGGAGTGCGGGCTGGCGTCACCGGAGTCCTGTTGGTGCTCGGCGCGTGCTCGGGTTCCGTGAAGGGGCCGGGCACCCCGGATGGAGGCGCCTCGGATGGCGGAGTCCCTCCTGCTGACGGCGGAGTCGTCGACACCGCCCTCCCGCCGAACCTGATTCCCCAGGAGGAGCTCTTTGCCTGCCGCGGGGCCGTCTCGGACGCTCCCACGCGCCTTCGCCGCATCAACCGGTGGCAGTGGACCCGCAACGTGGGCGGCGCCGTGACGCGCGGCTGGACGGGCTTCAGCTTCTACGACAACCCGCTCGACGCGAATCCACGCTCCGCCTTCGGCAGCTACGCCGCCGACGACACGGTGGATGAGTCCATGGTGGAGATCATCCTCCCCATCGTGGACGAGTACGGCGCGACGTGGGCCGGGCCCTACACCGGCTCGAACCGGCTCGACCTGCTCCGGGAGGACGCGTCCTTGCGCTGCATGTGGGAGCAGGCGCAGCCGAGCGCCTCCTGCATCCGCAACTACCTGGCCACCCTGCTGGAGCGGGGCGTGATGTACCGGCCGGCCCGCGCGGACGAGCTGGACCGGCTGGCCGCCTTCACCCAGTCAGTGCTCGCGCAGGAGCCCTCCGGTGGAGGCGAGGGCGTGCGGACCCACAGCCTCTCGCGCGTCGTCACCGCGGCGACCTTGATGACCGGCGCGCTCTTCCGCGAGGAGCTGGGCACACCGCTCGGCAACGGCCGGGTCGAGCTGGGTGAGTGGGAGCTCGCGCAGCAGCTCACCTATGCGCTGGGAGAGCGTGCCCCGGGCGCGGTCCCCACCTGGCGGTGGCCCGACACCTCCGCCTCCTCCAAGGGCCACTACGGAGACATCGCGGACGCGGCGCGCGACGGAGGGATTCGCTCGCCGCAGGTCGTGGGCGCGTTGATTGACCAGCATGTCGGCGGTGTGGATGGCACCCGCTTCGACCTGGTCCAGGACTTCGGTGAGGCGGAGCGTCCTCGCAGGGGCGAGTACTGGCTCGCCGATGGCGTGGCGAACTTCTTCCGCCAGTGGCTGGGCTACACGGAGGTGGAGGCCATCTTCAAGGAGCGTCCGGAGGCGACCAGCGCCTTCGACGATGGGGAGCTGAGTGGCTACCGGGCGCAGGCCGCGGCCTGGGACAACCTGCTCTCCGGCTACTACGGCGACGAGTCGACGCTGATTCAGCAGATGGACGACTTCGTCGCGCGCGCGGTGGTGGCTGACGTCGCGGTGCTGGAGACGCTGCTGACCTCCCGGCGGTACTACCTCGCGGCGACGCAGGACACGGGCTTCGACGGCAACGCCACGCGGTACACGGGCCAGCCCTACGGCACCGCCGCGGAGCTTGCCGCGACCCGCGAGGCGCGCTGGCGGATGCTGCCGGAGAACGAGCGCGCCGGAGTGCTCACCCACCCGGCCTGGCTGGCCTCGCATGGCGGAAACTTCGAGGACGACCCGTCCGCGGTCCACCGGGGCAAGTGGGTGCGGGAGAACCTGCTCTGCGGCTATGTCCCCCCGCTCAGCTCGGTGCGCGTGCGGGCGCAGGTGGGGCCTCATGCGCCGGACAAGAACGCGCGAGCGCGCCTGGAAGAGGCGACTGGCGGGAGTGAGTGCCAGGGCTGCCACTCGCTGATGAACCCGCTGGGCTACCCGTTCGAAATCTACAACCACGCCGGCTACCTGCGGACGAAGGACCATGCCCCCGACGGTGGCTGGATGGCTCCGGACGGGAAGGCGACGTTGAGCGACCTGCCGGACCCGGCATTGAATGGCCCCGTGCGGGATGCCGTGGAGCTCAGCGAGAAGCTCGCCGCCTCGGGCTACGTGAAGCGCTGCTTCGTCCGGCAGGTCTTCCGCTACTTCATGGGCCGCGACGAGAACCCGAGCGACGCCTGCACGCTGGTGCGGATGGAGCAGGCCTACGATGCGAATCAGGGCTCGTTCAAGGCCCTGCTCAGGGCCCTGATGACCAGCGACACCTGGACGACGCGCCGCGAGCCGGCGCAGGGAGAATGA
- the cglB gene encoding adventurous gliding motility lipoprotein CglB: MRARLTRASTLALSVLITSCQTYDFEPVEPLAITQTTREETISARKLKPNIMMLVDVSGSMTDPVDTNDPDCLVEDRGDMVVCGTSVPCNPAVCPTRWTELQGAVPSFLSASGSHVRFGLTTYPEPRGERGIVPFCRPSTELSVRKPLPSAEDDASLLSHANDINGILQSIPNAGSGQPEGGTPTSLSLQFVGSLEALQSEDRDDYVILLTDGIPNCNPQNVNSGVNDPTLCKCTLGNTACAGAAEKLGCMDMDASVTAVRELKDKDITTIVIGFGKETGAGNGPAVLEGMARAGQFARTCAPGQTSCGPNDPCDPATNLCSRGYFQAGNQAELAQALETISSALLPGVPCLVELNPAQLPSDPKLVVVYVEEESMASGDDTWQLTDKGVLFTGATCERILRSTPDAPIAVEVRAIRQR, from the coding sequence ATGCGAGCCAGATTGACTCGCGCGAGCACCCTCGCGCTCAGCGTCCTCATCACGAGCTGCCAGACGTACGACTTCGAGCCGGTGGAGCCGCTCGCCATCACCCAGACGACGCGGGAAGAGACCATCTCCGCGCGCAAGCTCAAGCCGAACATCATGATGCTCGTGGACGTCTCTGGCTCGATGACGGATCCGGTGGACACCAATGATCCGGACTGCCTCGTGGAGGACCGGGGCGACATGGTCGTCTGCGGCACCTCGGTGCCGTGCAACCCGGCCGTCTGCCCCACCCGCTGGACGGAGCTGCAGGGCGCCGTGCCGAGCTTTCTCTCCGCCAGCGGTTCCCATGTCCGCTTCGGCCTGACCACCTATCCCGAGCCTCGCGGGGAGCGCGGTATCGTCCCCTTCTGCCGGCCCTCCACCGAGCTCTCGGTGCGCAAGCCGCTGCCGAGCGCCGAGGATGACGCCTCGCTGCTCTCGCATGCGAATGACATCAACGGCATCCTCCAGAGCATTCCCAACGCCGGTAGCGGCCAGCCCGAGGGCGGCACGCCCACCAGCCTGAGCCTGCAGTTCGTGGGCTCGCTGGAGGCCCTCCAGTCGGAGGACCGCGACGACTACGTCATCCTCCTCACGGACGGCATCCCCAACTGCAACCCGCAGAACGTCAACTCGGGCGTCAACGACCCGACGCTGTGCAAGTGCACCCTGGGCAATACCGCGTGCGCGGGCGCGGCGGAGAAGCTCGGCTGCATGGACATGGATGCCTCGGTGACGGCCGTGCGGGAGCTGAAGGACAAGGACATCACCACCATCGTCATCGGCTTCGGCAAGGAGACGGGGGCGGGCAACGGGCCCGCGGTGCTGGAGGGCATGGCGCGGGCCGGCCAGTTCGCCCGGACCTGCGCGCCCGGGCAGACCTCGTGCGGCCCCAATGACCCCTGCGACCCCGCCACCAACCTGTGCAGCCGCGGCTACTTCCAGGCCGGCAACCAGGCGGAGCTGGCCCAGGCCCTGGAGACCATCAGCAGTGCACTCCTCCCGGGAGTGCCCTGCCTCGTTGAGCTGAACCCCGCCCAGCTTCCTTCGGACCCGAAGCTCGTCGTCGTCTACGTCGAGGAAGAGTCCATGGCCTCAGGTGATGACACCTGGCAGCTGACGGACAAGGGCGTGCTCTTCACGGGGGCGACCTGCGAGCGCATCCTCCGCTCCACCCCGGACGCGCCCATCGCCGTCGAGGTCCGCGCCATCCGCCAGCGGTAG
- a CDS encoding efflux RND transporter permease subunit — MKFTHFFVDRPIFAVVLSVLLLLTGGLALVQLPLSEYPAVSPPTVVVSAAYPGANPRVTAETVAAPLEQEINGVEGMLYMSSQASSDGRVSVTVTFTQGTDADVAQVQVQNRVARALPRLPAETQRLGVLTEKNAPDILMVVHLVSPEGKHDPLFLSNYAMLQVKDSLQRIPGVGAVQVWGAGEYSMRVWLDPQQLASRRLTASDVVNAIREQNVQVAAGTIGQQPDTRSAFQITVTAQGRLADEEQFRDIVVKVGDGGQVTRLRDVGRVELGSNNYAVRAMLDGKPAVAIGIIQASGSNALDVSAAVRARMQELSHAFPQGMEHQIAYDPTFFVRASIKSVITTLLEAVLLVVLVVVLFLQTWRASIIPLAAVPVSLVGTAAAMHLLGFSLNTLSLFGLVLSIGIVVDDAIVVVENVERHIALGATPKEAARRAMTEVTGPIIAITSVLAAVFVPTAFLGGLTGEFYRQFALTIAISTVLSAFNSLTLSPALAGVLLRGHHGKQDGLTRFMDWALGRWLFRPFNRFFDRASERYVTTVKRLVRVSAMVLVVYGGLLLLTWGGFARVPSGFVPMQDKYYLVGIAQLPPAASLDRTADVVRRMSELALSEPGVASVVAFPGMSINGFAASPNSAVLFPILDTFEKRGSPELSADAIAARLQAKFSTIQEGFAAVFPPPPVPGMGALAGFKLQVEDRAGHGPEALYAATQALVQRASKEPELGGLMSGFEVNVPQLALDVDRVKAKTQGVPLGEVFDTLQIHLGSLYVNDFNRFGRTYQVNVQADAAHRMQPEDIGRLQVRNQQGGMVPLASLVDVKPAFGPDMVTRYNGYPSADLSGVANLGVSTGQAVAVMERVAAETLPAGMTFEWTDLTYQEKLAGKAGLLVFPLAILLAFLFLAAQYNSWTLPLAVLLTVPMALLSAIAGVWLTGGDNNIFTQIGLVVLIGLAAKNAILIVEFARAKEDEGMGVVQAALEACRLRLRPILMTSVAFIMGVVPLATATGAGAEMRQAMGIAVLAGMLGVTLFGLVLTPIFYIVIRRLELRKAAPAPVELPTTGPEVPGH; from the coding sequence ATGAAGTTCACCCACTTCTTCGTCGACCGGCCCATCTTCGCCGTCGTGCTGTCCGTGCTCCTGCTCCTCACGGGCGGGCTCGCGCTGGTGCAGCTCCCCTTGAGTGAGTACCCCGCCGTCTCGCCGCCCACCGTGGTGGTGAGCGCGGCCTACCCCGGCGCCAACCCCCGGGTGACGGCCGAGACGGTGGCCGCGCCGCTGGAGCAGGAGATCAACGGTGTGGAGGGCATGCTCTACATGTCCTCGCAGGCGTCCAGTGACGGCCGGGTGTCGGTGACAGTGACCTTCACCCAGGGCACGGACGCCGACGTCGCGCAGGTGCAGGTGCAGAACCGGGTGGCGCGCGCGCTGCCGCGCCTGCCCGCGGAGACGCAGCGGCTGGGCGTGCTCACCGAGAAGAACGCCCCGGACATCCTGATGGTGGTGCACCTCGTCTCACCGGAGGGGAAGCACGACCCGCTCTTCCTCTCCAACTACGCGATGCTCCAGGTGAAGGACTCGCTCCAGCGCATCCCCGGCGTGGGCGCCGTGCAGGTGTGGGGCGCGGGCGAGTACAGCATGCGCGTGTGGCTGGACCCGCAGCAGCTCGCCTCGCGCCGGCTCACCGCCAGCGACGTGGTGAACGCCATCCGCGAGCAGAACGTGCAGGTGGCCGCGGGCACCATCGGCCAGCAGCCGGACACCCGCTCCGCGTTCCAGATCACCGTCACCGCGCAGGGGCGCCTCGCGGACGAGGAGCAGTTCCGCGACATCGTCGTCAAGGTGGGCGACGGCGGGCAGGTGACGCGCCTGCGCGACGTGGGCCGGGTGGAGCTGGGCTCCAACAACTACGCGGTCCGGGCCATGCTGGACGGCAAGCCGGCGGTGGCCATCGGCATCATCCAGGCCTCCGGCTCCAACGCGCTGGACGTGTCCGCCGCGGTGCGCGCGCGGATGCAGGAGCTCAGCCACGCCTTCCCCCAGGGCATGGAGCACCAGATTGCCTATGACCCGACGTTCTTCGTGAGGGCCTCCATCAAGAGCGTCATCACCACGCTGCTGGAGGCGGTGCTCCTGGTGGTGCTGGTGGTGGTGCTGTTCCTCCAGACGTGGCGCGCGTCCATCATCCCGCTGGCGGCGGTGCCGGTGTCGCTGGTGGGCACGGCGGCGGCGATGCACCTGCTGGGCTTCTCGCTCAACACGCTCTCCCTCTTCGGCCTGGTGCTCTCCATCGGCATCGTGGTGGATGACGCCATCGTCGTGGTGGAGAACGTGGAGCGGCACATCGCGCTGGGGGCCACGCCGAAGGAAGCGGCCCGGCGGGCCATGACGGAGGTGACGGGCCCCATCATCGCCATCACCTCGGTGCTCGCGGCCGTCTTCGTGCCCACGGCCTTCCTGGGCGGGCTCACCGGTGAGTTCTACCGCCAGTTCGCGCTCACCATCGCCATCTCCACGGTGCTCTCGGCCTTCAACTCACTCACCCTGAGCCCGGCGCTGGCGGGCGTGCTGCTGCGCGGCCACCATGGCAAGCAGGACGGCCTCACGCGCTTCATGGACTGGGCGCTGGGGCGCTGGCTCTTCCGGCCCTTCAACCGCTTCTTCGACCGGGCCTCGGAGCGGTACGTCACCACGGTGAAGCGGCTGGTGCGCGTCAGCGCCATGGTGCTCGTCGTCTACGGCGGCCTGCTCCTGCTGACGTGGGGCGGCTTCGCGCGCGTGCCCTCGGGCTTCGTGCCCATGCAGGACAAGTACTACCTGGTGGGCATCGCCCAGCTCCCGCCGGCCGCCTCGCTGGACAGGACGGCGGACGTGGTGCGGAGGATGTCGGAGCTGGCGCTGTCCGAGCCGGGCGTGGCCAGCGTGGTGGCCTTCCCGGGCATGTCCATCAACGGCTTCGCCGCCTCGCCCAACTCGGCCGTGCTCTTCCCCATCCTCGACACCTTCGAGAAGCGCGGCTCACCGGAGCTGTCGGCGGACGCCATCGCCGCGCGGCTCCAGGCGAAGTTCAGCACCATCCAGGAGGGCTTCGCGGCCGTCTTCCCACCACCCCCGGTGCCGGGCATGGGCGCGCTGGCGGGCTTCAAGCTCCAGGTGGAGGACCGCGCCGGCCACGGGCCGGAGGCGCTCTACGCGGCGACGCAGGCCCTGGTGCAGCGCGCCTCCAAAGAGCCGGAGCTCGGAGGGCTGATGTCGGGCTTCGAGGTCAACGTGCCCCAGCTCGCGCTGGACGTGGACCGGGTGAAGGCGAAGACGCAGGGCGTGCCGCTCGGCGAGGTCTTCGACACGCTGCAAATCCACCTGGGCTCGCTCTACGTCAACGACTTCAACCGCTTCGGGCGCACGTACCAGGTGAACGTCCAGGCGGACGCGGCGCACCGCATGCAGCCGGAGGACATCGGCCGGCTCCAGGTCCGCAACCAGCAGGGCGGCATGGTGCCGCTGGCCTCGCTGGTGGACGTGAAGCCCGCCTTCGGCCCGGACATGGTGACGCGCTACAACGGCTACCCGTCCGCGGACCTCAGTGGCGTGGCCAACCTGGGGGTCAGCACGGGCCAGGCGGTGGCCGTCATGGAGCGCGTGGCGGCGGAGACGCTGCCCGCGGGGATGACCTTCGAGTGGACCGACCTCACCTACCAGGAGAAGCTCGCCGGCAAGGCGGGGCTGCTGGTGTTCCCGCTGGCCATCCTGCTGGCCTTCCTCTTCCTCGCGGCGCAGTACAACAGCTGGACGCTGCCGCTGGCGGTGCTGCTCACGGTGCCCATGGCGCTGTTGAGCGCGATTGCCGGCGTGTGGCTCACGGGCGGGGACAACAACATCTTCACGCAGATTGGCCTCGTGGTGCTCATCGGCCTGGCGGCGAAGAACGCCATCCTCATCGTCGAGTTCGCCCGCGCGAAGGAGGACGAGGGCATGGGCGTGGTGCAGGCGGCGCTCGAGGCGTGCCGGCTGCGGCTGCGGCCCATCCTGATGACGTCGGTGGCCTTCATCATGGGCGTGGTGCCGCTGGCCACGGCCACCGGCGCGGGCGCGGAGATGCGCCAGGCTATGGGCATCGCGGTGCTCGCCGGCATGCTGGGCGTGACGCTCTTCGGCCTGGTGCTGACGCCCATCTTCTACATCGTCATCCGCCGGCTGGAGCTGAGGAAGGCGGCGCCGGCGCCCGTGGAGCTTCCCACCACCGGGCCCGAAGTCCCGGGGCACTGA
- a CDS encoding efflux RND transporter periplasmic adaptor subunit, whose protein sequence is MKLRRALVGTALVAPLVVGGFVLARDSSEGSGAAGPGGAAMALPEVTVAEVVTRSVSESAEFTGTLAAVQSVELRPRVGGYIDSVRFSEGGFVKAGQVLFQLDARTYEAALARAQADLRQAEEQSALADSRFERGERLLAQQAISPSDFDGLKAERAGSRARVESARAAVRTAQIDLDDTKVRAPISGRVGQALVTAGNLVSGGTAGATLLTTIVSVDPFYVYFDVDEPTYLRFAHAGPNGRQADGRVHPVPVRVALLGEDGFAREARLDFLANQVDTGTGTARARAVLSNPDGKLTAGLFARVRLETGAAKPTVLIDDQAVGTDQQGRYVLVVRPDQSLEQRRVELGASEGSLRTVRKGLAPGERIVLKGLARPGAKVAPKLVAMAQSQEGARP, encoded by the coding sequence ATGAAGCTGAGACGTGCGTTGGTGGGGACGGCCCTAGTCGCGCCCCTGGTGGTCGGAGGTTTCGTCCTCGCCCGTGATTCGAGCGAGGGCAGTGGCGCCGCGGGCCCGGGAGGCGCCGCCATGGCGCTCCCCGAGGTCACGGTGGCCGAGGTCGTCACGCGCTCCGTCTCGGAGAGCGCGGAGTTCACCGGGACGCTCGCGGCCGTGCAGAGCGTGGAGCTGCGGCCCCGCGTCGGCGGCTACATCGACTCCGTCCGCTTCTCCGAGGGCGGCTTCGTCAAGGCGGGGCAGGTGCTCTTCCAGCTCGACGCCCGCACCTATGAGGCCGCGCTCGCCCGCGCCCAGGCGGACCTGCGGCAGGCCGAGGAGCAGAGCGCCCTGGCCGACAGCCGCTTCGAGCGGGGTGAGCGCCTCCTCGCGCAGCAGGCCATCTCCCCCAGCGACTTCGACGGCCTGAAGGCCGAGCGCGCGGGGAGCCGCGCCCGCGTCGAGTCCGCCCGGGCCGCCGTGCGCACGGCGCAGATAGACCTCGACGACACGAAGGTCCGCGCCCCCATCAGCGGCAGGGTGGGGCAGGCGCTCGTCACCGCGGGCAACCTCGTCAGCGGCGGCACCGCCGGGGCGACGCTGCTCACCACCATCGTCTCGGTGGACCCCTTCTACGTCTACTTCGACGTGGACGAGCCCACCTACCTGCGCTTCGCGCACGCGGGCCCCAACGGCCGCCAGGCCGACGGCCGCGTCCACCCCGTGCCCGTCCGCGTGGCCCTGCTGGGCGAGGACGGCTTCGCGCGCGAGGCCCGGCTGGACTTCCTCGCCAACCAGGTGGACACCGGCACCGGCACGGCCCGCGCCCGCGCGGTGCTCTCCAACCCGGACGGCAAGCTCACCGCGGGCCTCTTCGCGCGCGTGAGGCTGGAGACGGGCGCGGCGAAGCCCACGGTCCTCATCGACGACCAGGCGGTGGGTACGGACCAGCAGGGCCGCTACGTGCTCGTGGTCCGCCCGGACCAGTCGCTGGAGCAGCGGCGCGTGGAGCTGGGCGCCAGCGAGGGCAGCCTGCGCACGGTGCGCAAGGGGCTCGCCCCCGGTGAGCGCATCGTCCTCAAGGGCCTGGCCCGGCCCGGCGCGAAGGTGGCGCCGAAGCTGGTGGCCATGGCGCAGTCCCAGGAAGGCGCACGTCCATGA
- a CDS encoding haloalkane dehalogenase, translating to MKRLLGWLIAGALVACHSSTPLLPRSAPVSTARTVKVLDSFISYREAGTGSPIVFLHGNPTSSHVWRNVIPRLADRSRCLAPDLIGMGSSGKPDLPYRFADHARYLDAWFEAMDLRDVVLVGYDWGGVLALDWARRHPDRVRGVVVFETFLRPMHWSDWPPRGEQLFRALRTPGVGEQQVLEQNEFLALSLANGVKSGLAERDRAVYYAPYPDPASRRPLLQWPREIPIDGEPADVVAVIERYDEWFSRTPAKPTLLLTFGDTGLSAPKLVEWARSTFQALEIVPLGPAGHHAPEDAPEQIASAIRGWLERHAL from the coding sequence ATGAAACGCTTGCTCGGCTGGCTCATCGCTGGCGCGCTCGTCGCGTGCCATTCCTCCACCCCGCTGCTTCCCCGGAGCGCTCCTGTGTCCACGGCCCGTACCGTCAAGGTCCTCGACTCGTTCATCTCGTACCGCGAGGCCGGGACGGGCTCGCCCATCGTGTTCCTGCACGGCAACCCCACGTCCTCGCATGTGTGGCGCAACGTGATTCCGCGGCTCGCGGACCGGAGCCGGTGCCTCGCGCCCGACCTCATCGGGATGGGCAGCTCGGGCAAGCCCGACCTTCCCTATCGCTTCGCGGACCACGCGCGGTACCTCGATGCATGGTTCGAGGCGATGGACCTGCGCGACGTGGTGCTGGTCGGCTACGACTGGGGCGGGGTCCTCGCGCTGGACTGGGCGCGGCGGCACCCGGACCGCGTGCGCGGCGTGGTCGTGTTCGAGACGTTCCTCCGGCCGATGCACTGGAGCGACTGGCCGCCGCGGGGCGAGCAGCTCTTCCGGGCCCTGCGCACGCCGGGCGTGGGCGAGCAGCAGGTGCTAGAGCAGAACGAGTTCCTCGCGCTGTCACTCGCGAACGGCGTCAAGAGTGGCCTCGCGGAGCGCGACCGCGCGGTGTACTACGCCCCGTATCCGGACCCGGCGTCGCGACGCCCGCTGTTGCAGTGGCCCCGTGAAATCCCCATCGACGGCGAGCCCGCCGACGTCGTCGCGGTCATCGAGCGCTACGACGAGTGGTTCTCGCGCACACCCGCGAAGCCGACGCTCCTGCTGACCTTCGGCGACACCGGGCTGAGCGCGCCGAAGCTCGTCGAGTGGGCGCGAAGCACGTTCCAGGCGCTCGAAATCGTCCCGCTCGGCCCGGCGGGACACCATGCGCCCGAGGACGCGCCGGAGCAAATCGCCAGCGCCATCCGCGGCTGGCTCGAGCGCCACGCGCTGTAG
- a CDS encoding LysR family transcriptional regulator codes for MSIQIASLDLNLLLMLHTVLSERSVVRAAERLHVTPSAVSNGLARLRSALGDPLVTRKGRGIVPTPRATALAPAIARGLRELESAIHEVPFDPTHCTRTFTLAVADAGQLTWVPRIAASMTVELPNARLSVVGIASLVSLGDLASSHIDLHIGLAGRGAGLHVEPLLEERTVLVARTAHPVLGKRVSARALGTLRHVGVEMVPGKGFRDLVGAAYARAGIPREVAMTVPSFTAAAAVVAATDFVATLPESLLAAQGASLGVRAVNAPFPAHTVKLALCWHERTHADPAAQAFRGLVRRAVLTARQA; via the coding sequence GTGAGCATTCAAATCGCATCCCTCGACCTCAACCTCCTCCTGATGCTCCACACCGTCCTCTCCGAGCGCAGCGTGGTGCGCGCGGCCGAGCGGCTCCATGTCACGCCGTCGGCGGTCAGCAATGGCCTCGCACGCCTGCGCTCCGCGCTCGGAGACCCGCTCGTGACGCGCAAGGGTCGTGGCATCGTCCCCACGCCGCGCGCCACCGCGCTCGCGCCCGCCATCGCGCGTGGCCTGCGCGAGCTGGAATCGGCCATCCACGAAGTCCCGTTCGACCCGACGCACTGCACGCGCACCTTCACCCTCGCCGTGGCCGATGCGGGGCAGCTGACCTGGGTGCCGCGCATCGCCGCCTCGATGACCGTGGAGCTGCCGAACGCGCGCCTCTCCGTGGTGGGCATCGCCTCGCTCGTCTCGCTCGGCGACCTCGCCTCGTCCCACATCGACCTGCACATCGGCCTCGCCGGACGGGGCGCGGGCCTGCACGTCGAGCCATTGCTGGAGGAGCGCACCGTCCTCGTGGCTCGCACCGCCCACCCCGTGCTCGGCAAGCGCGTCTCGGCGCGCGCGCTCGGCACGCTCCGGCACGTCGGCGTGGAGATGGTGCCGGGCAAGGGCTTCCGCGACCTCGTCGGCGCCGCGTACGCGCGCGCGGGCATCCCCCGCGAGGTCGCGATGACGGTGCCCTCGTTCACAGCAGCCGCCGCCGTCGTGGCCGCGACCGACTTCGTCGCGACCCTGCCGGAGTCGCTCCTCGCCGCGCAGGGCGCGTCCCTGGGCGTGCGCGCCGTCAACGCTCCGTTCCCCGCGCACACCGTCAAGCTGGCGCTGTGCTGGCACGAGCGGACCCATGCCGACCCCGCGGCGCAGGCCTTTCGCGGGCTCGTCCGCCGTGCCGTCCTGACAGCGCGCCAGGCCTGA
- a CDS encoding erythromycin esterase family protein: MSPFEDEQDVPPALLEGIRAAALPVTGHPADLEPLIEAMADARFVLLGEATHGTHEFYKARAAITRRLIAHHGFTAVAVEADWPDALRVNAFVQGDGRDTSANGALGDFQRFPRWMWRNREIEELVTWMRAHNASLPREKRAGFYGLDLYSLHASMRAVVAYLESVDPDAAQRARERYACIEHFGEEPQVYGRAAAYGDSDTCEKAVRAQLEELQRRPPLKGADEDARFFAEQNARLAVNAEAYYRSMYAGRHESWNLRDTHMADTVDALAAHLSRQGRQSRIIIWAHNSHLGDARATHLGDQGELNLGQLMRERHGDTAYNLGFTTYTGVVIAAHEWDEPGLRRRIQPAMPGSYEHLFHEVGLPAFLLRMKDLGEAAGGLRERRLERAIGVVYAPRTERWSHYFHADLAEQFDAVLHYDETRALRPLDADSGHEEEDAPDTYPFGL, encoded by the coding sequence ATGAGCCCGTTCGAGGACGAGCAGGACGTGCCGCCTGCCCTGCTGGAGGGCATCCGAGCCGCCGCGCTCCCAGTCACCGGACACCCCGCGGACCTGGAGCCGCTCATCGAGGCCATGGCGGATGCCCGCTTCGTCCTCCTCGGCGAGGCCACCCACGGCACCCACGAGTTCTACAAGGCTCGCGCCGCCATCACCCGCCGCCTCATCGCCCACCATGGCTTCACCGCCGTCGCCGTGGAGGCGGACTGGCCGGATGCCCTGCGCGTCAACGCCTTCGTCCAGGGCGACGGCCGCGACACGAGCGCCAATGGCGCCCTGGGGGACTTCCAGCGCTTTCCCCGGTGGATGTGGCGCAACCGGGAGATAGAAGAGCTGGTCACCTGGATGCGCGCCCACAACGCCTCCCTCCCCCGGGAGAAGCGCGCGGGCTTCTACGGGCTGGACCTCTACAGCCTCCATGCCTCCATGCGCGCCGTCGTGGCCTACTTGGAATCGGTGGACCCCGACGCCGCCCAGCGCGCCCGCGAGCGCTACGCCTGCATCGAGCACTTCGGTGAGGAGCCCCAGGTCTATGGCCGGGCCGCCGCCTACGGTGACTCGGACACCTGTGAGAAGGCGGTGCGCGCGCAGCTCGAGGAGCTGCAGCGGCGCCCGCCGCTGAAGGGCGCGGACGAGGACGCGCGCTTCTTCGCCGAGCAGAACGCCCGGCTCGCCGTCAACGCGGAGGCCTACTACCGCTCCATGTACGCCGGCAGGCACGAGAGCTGGAACCTGCGCGACACGCACATGGCGGACACCGTGGACGCGCTCGCCGCGCACCTGTCCCGCCAGGGCCGGCAGTCACGCATCATCATCTGGGCCCACAACTCGCACCTGGGTGATGCCCGCGCCACGCACCTGGGCGACCAGGGCGAGCTGAACCTGGGCCAGCTCATGCGCGAGCGCCACGGCGACACGGCCTACAACCTGGGCTTCACCACGTACACCGGCGTCGTCATCGCCGCGCACGAGTGGGACGAGCCCGGCCTGCGCCGCCGCATCCAGCCCGCCATGCCCGGCAGCTACGAGCACCTCTTCCACGAAGTGGGCCTGCCCGCCTTCCTCCTGCGGATGAAGGACCTGGGCGAGGCGGCCGGCGGCCTGCGCGAGCGCCGGCTGGAGCGCGCCATCGGCGTGGTGTACGCCCCACGCACCGAGCGCTGGAGCCACTACTTCCACGCGGACCTGGCGGAGCAGTTCGACGCAGTGCTGCACTACGACGAGACGCGCGCCCTGCGTCCCCTCGACGCCGACTCCGGCCACGAGGAGGAGGACGCGCCCGATACCTACCCGTTCGGCTTGTGA